The Macadamia integrifolia cultivar HAES 741 chromosome 3, SCU_Mint_v3, whole genome shotgun sequence genome segment CTGTTCAAAGTCTATGTGTGCCTTCATTGGCCCTTATGCTTCTCATTGGAGACCAAGTGGTTAATACACTTGTTTTTAGGAATTCATAACCATGAACAACTCTAGTTTCAGTCCAGCATCCTCATAAATATTGTCTGGTTGCACACGAAAACCTTAAAAGCACTTCCCTTTGTATCCTCAACCTTACAAAGACAAGAGGGATCAAAAGAAAGATCCAACACATTCACATGGAGTTATCCAGTAAAAACAGGTAACAGGCTCCAGCCCACTCTAAGAAAGCTAGGGTCTCTGTTGATTGGCCGAACACCCATTTGATTGGTCCATAATATATCCTCCTACATCTATATATACTGGTACATCATGATCCGGAAATGTATGACTATATACTTCACTTAAAATTATTACAATTGCATTAATTATTCTAAATTTAATCCAAATACAGGAAATTTTTGCCAGATATTTAAAAGCATATGCTGACTAACAACTTGGTATTAGCATTTCCAGAGCAGCAATATCCTTATGAAACCATGGTGCATTGACTAGTACTGATCCATGAAACCCAGAACTCCTACCCAAACCACAAGATAATAATTTAAAAGCATATGCAAAATTTCAACCCAGTTTGCTGACTAACAACTTGGTATTAGCATTTCCAGAGCAGCCATGAGTAAACTCCTTTAACATTGCACCCAACCTCGGACCCACCCAACTTGGGATTTTCTTACCTAAGTGCCACATACACAAAGCATGCTTTGTGTTGGGCAACACATTCTGAATGGCATCCTGAATGGCACGATCTTGTTCAGTTATGATAGTTTGAGGTGCTTTTCCACCCATAAAATTTACAAATACCTACATACCATAAGAATAATAAGTAGGAGCTCTAGACAGTAAATATAATTCAAAGCATAGTATTTAGTAGGTTAGAATTTGATCATTTACCTTAAATGCCCATTGGAAGGATTCAACAGGCTCATTTGCTAGCACACAACAACCAAAAACACAACTTGAACTATGATTGGTTACACTGACCCAAATACCTACTGGCATTTTATATATGTTTAACTTGTACGTCGTGTCAAACACTATGACATCACCATAATGTTGATACCCATATAGAGACGCTGAATGAGACCAAGCAATATACTTTAGCCGATTATCATCATCGACCACATGTTCATACTGAAAATCATTTGtctttttccttcaaccccTTGCATTTAAGCACAAGTCTATCTGCGTCATTCGTATTCTTAATAGTTTTCGCAACCCGTAAGAAATTGTAAGCATCCCTTGAGTTAAAAGGAAGTCCACCAACACCAACGTTGAGTTCCTTTTCTAAAATCATCATCATTTGCCTAACAGGTACCCGTGATTCACTAAGGGTCAACAAACGGTCCCTCATTTGTTCCGATATATGACGATAGGAAACTAAATGACACACTTCATTCTGGGTCAAAAGCTCATGATTGTGTTGATCTTTGAATCGAAACACCCTCCAAACCCGCAAATCACCATCTTTCTCCTCTTTCACACTCATGTAGGCAGGACAATTGCATCTCTTAGATGATCGTTTGATATTCTTCTGCTTCTGTAGGGAGTTTTGGATATTTTCAGAACCATTACTGCCGCCAATATTATCAACATCATTGTGTGTTACATCATTATTAGGATAGACAATATCTCTATTAATATTTGCCTTCTTTTGTACACTGCAACCTCTAAAACATACAAAGTCCTTCCTATATACCCCTCTATCACCCCAGTCCCTGTTAAAAGTGTGTTGTTTCCTAATAGCAAACCCATGAGCTCTTGCATACCGCACATAATGCTCAAATGCTTCTTCATAATTGGGGAACTCTTGACCTTCAGTTATAGTAACACACTCTGATTGATTGAACCCAGTGGCAGTATCATCAAATGATTCATCACTATCTGATCCAAATATAGAATAATCAACATCATTTTCCCCACATTCAAAACCCTCCCTTTCTTCATAAATTCGTCGTTCAATAAAAAGTGGATCCatctacaaaaaataaagcattaTTGAAATGAACATTACAATGATTTTACTAAAATACTAAACTCAACTTAGCTTGATCCTAACTAGATAGGGTCAACTTTTCTagaatataacaaaaaaaaaaatatatatatatatatatatataatccagTGCACAAGTACAAACGGAGGTAAGTGCAATGAAGGTAAGTGATTTGTTATATAGATCAATTAACATATCAATACAAATAACATTGGATGTCAgaattttagatttaaatataTTGACTCGGTTTAGGGTAAGGTTGATGTTGTGGAAGACAACAGTATGAAGGCTGCAGCATTTGGATGGATTAAAGGTCTTTTTGCTGTTTCAAATTTCCTGGGTAATCTGTTGTCACGTATTCTTCCTGAACATTATATTTGAGGCATGTTCTTGCTCAAATTTAGTCATAGTTTTAACAACATATGTCTGTATAATTTCTTTCCCAGTATACCTATTTGACAACACTGTTTTTCAGGTATCCATACTCTTGCGAGCAGTTTGTCCAGTTTATTTGAAGCTATTTCTGGTTGAAACAATTAAGCCAGTTCCAAGGCAGGACCGACATTCATCTATTTCTGGTTCTATTTTTTCTCAGGTGTGGAGCTTCTCTTTTCAGGCATTTTGATACTATGGAATCTGTATGGATTTTTATGTGTTGAAACTGAGGATTGTGAGACTATTTCATCCTGATCATCCTAATTTGAGCTCAGACTAAATGAAATAAATCGTGGTCTCCTTCCTGCCATTTCTCCATGAGTGTTCATTCCTCTATTTGCACTTTTACtttgaagtaaaaaaatattcacaGAAAAGTATTTAGTAGTCAGTGGCTTTAATTAGCCCATGGTAGGTAGTTCTCTCAGTTTTGACATTTATTTTCAGTGAGAAAAACTGTGGTTGGAAAGTTATGGCAAGGAACTTCATATATAAACAACCCATTAAGAAATGCTACATCCATGGGATTGGGATGTTTCACTGGAATGACACAAAGCCCAAAACAGACTGATCAAGAAGATCTTAAGCTTCCAACCTAAAGCTGAGCTTTGGATAACCAAAGTTCCAACCTAAAGCTTCCAACCTGACACAAAGTTCATAAACTGTACTTTTCCTGTCTGAAGTTTCCCTTGCTTCGTTTGGGTATTGGTCTAATCTTGATGTCAAACACTGAATTCTTAGGCTTAAGGCGCATTCTGTATTATTTATGATTAGTTGATGATCGAGTTCAAATTGTGTTACCATTTGCCTCCAAGATGCTTTAGACTCTGTAGCTTTTAAGAATTTCATTCCTTGACacttaatttgattttttggatCCAAATCTTCAATTCTAGAACTTAATTTTTCGCCATCTGTTGTTTCTTTCAAGGAAATTTCGTTGCTACATTGATGTGCAGAGAGAAGTAGATGATCATGTTTTAACATTTTTAAaacctccaccccccccccccccacccccattcattggtgctgaaatttGGCCACTAGAGTTTGGTGCTTCAACTTATAAATCCTCTAGTGGGAGAGAAAGGAATTTTGTGCATATCCTTGCTTGCATCAACAGCATATGTAAGTTgtccaaaaattttatttataggttttctttaattttttgtcGACTAAATAATATGCATATTCTTTGAACAGTGACTGTACAGGTTGATTCAGATATATTCACTTGAAACTAAAACTATGTTATCCAACATTTTCTCATTTCTATAACTAGATAGCCTTAATAAATCAAAACATATTGTTGTTGCAAGATTCCGGATGACGCGAACCTGCATAACACAGATTAGAAACTAGCCCGGAGAGAGTTCCGAGAGGAGGCTCCGATGCCAAAGTCAAGTCCTGATATTCTCATGCGTACATAGTGTATTCAGTCAATTAAGATTCTTACCTGTAAAACTGGCTGAGTCTTCCTTATATAGGCAACACGATTCCTCCTCACTGGTTAAGGGGTCTCTGGCATGCTCACACATGTCCTCATCCTATTTTAGAGTTATTCTTTGTCGTGGCTGAGCTGGCTGGTCCTATAACAGTTAACTCAACCTGGGTTGGCTGTCACAACAGCTAACCTGACCACAGTAAGGTTCTGTAACGACTAACTTAACCGTGGTGGGTTTGGGGGTTAAAATAACTGCCTGACCTTGGTTAGCCACCTTGGTTAGGGTTTAAGGGTGCAAGGAGGTCGCGAGGTCGGAGCCCCTATTGCTGGTTGAAGAGGTTGGCTTGTGCTTGTGCTAATGAGGTCAAGGTGCCACCTCCCGACCATTGACTGGTCAATGGGTGTATGGTATATCACATATATTCACGGACAAGATGTAAGGAGGATGCCCCATCACAAGGACTAAGTAAGCAAATGATCTTGTAGACACTAGCTGGTATACCGGTATGCCCTTCAAAGGAAATGTGATCTGCATTATATATCATAGTTTGATACTCTTTAATGGTGGTCTGAGAAAAACAGGGAAGATGGATATTTGTGTGCgagacacagagagagaggaagagagagctTCACCATCCAATCCCAACTTTCCCAACTCTGGAACAAGGACCAGTAGTGTCTGACCACTATAATCTCTAAAACAATAAACTATGAAGAAAAAATTCAGCAAGAGAAGAACATGACTGcttatagggaaaataaatgaTCCTTTATGTAAGataaaacaccaagaaacacgaataataaagatacaatagatccgtacgacacagagatttaacgagattcacacaccAGGCACGTACCCCAccaccccaaccgtgccctaccCCAAACAAATCCAAACGAAGAACTGAAAGtatcaattctgaaaattacaGAGTTACAGAAACAAGCAGCAGTCAGCAGTCAGCAGTCAGCAATCAGCAGTGCATACCATAGGTTTCTTCAGCTCTTAGGATGTTTACTTACCCTCTCGAGAACAACTGTCCTCGCCCATTGAATCCCCTGGCTGCATCTATCAGTTTGTTCGATCAAATCCTCTATGTTTTTCATAAAAACCTCCAACTTCTTCTTGATATCCTTTACTAAAATCTTCAGTGCCTCCCCTTCCCTATGCGCAGAATCAGCATTCTGCATCAGAGTTTGAATTTCTATTGCCAAACAGTTAACCGGAACCCAAATAGTATACAAGTCCTTGATTGCAACAGAAGTGCAAGCCTGCATTGAGATAATCAATTCCATCTGTCCTTGCAGCTCATTCTCATAGCCTGTCAAAAGTGAATTAAACCATGTACCGATTGATCCTACAGGAATTGAAGTAGCCGCTGCAACTGCAGCAACAATATGAGAAGCTGGCATTGACGCCGCCACCACTGAGCAAGTAAGTGCAGCAGCAAAAGTTGCAGCAAATATGATGTTTGAAATCTTCCCCCATGACTTTACATATTCTAGCTTCTTATCTATTGTGTTCTTTCGGAGTTGCAGCTTCTTGAACATCGACACCTGATGCTTTTGAACGGTTGCGAATTCCTGGAAAAAGTCCTCCGTGAATGGGTTCCCAGCAGCCTTGAAATTCTTTAGTTGCTTTTCAAATTGTGGCAATGCAACATGAAGGATCAATGACTGGTTCTCACAGGCTTTCAGTAGGCATTTCTTCAAGGCCGTACAGAAACCTAAAGTTTGGCGACTGTTCTGGAAGTAATCATTCACAATCTCCAAGAGTTGCTGGTTTTTCCATTTACTTTTCTTACAATCTAAGATGGCTTGGATGATTTGATGGTTCACCTCATCCAAGCTTCCACTAACTTCTTTCAGAGACTCAAAGCACAGAGCTCGAAGCTCGACCCCAGAGGCGATTGTGTCAATGAAACGGTTGGGGCCGAGTTGTGGGTTGCAATCAAAAGACTGCAAATTTGGGTCGAGCGTGAATGCTGCTTCATTTGAGCTAAGCTCTGCTGTGTACTGCAAATTGGTATCGAGCTGAAGGACAGGTGGAGCCTCCCCTTTTCTCATACTGAATTGTCCTCCCATCGATgctgagggagagagagagagagagagattttgaagGGCACTTGGGCTTGATAGGATTGAGGGTTTTGCTATTTATAAAGCTTACAGAAGGAAGCTACTTGGTTGGTTCCTACTGCCGAAGATGGTTGAATACGACAGAAATCAGACAGCGGCCAGGACAGGGGTTGCGGCTGAAGAGTAAAGAAAGTGTCACGCAGATAAATTGAAATATGGGTTGATGATGTCAGCAGCCGGAGTTTCGACATCTTGTTGAATCCGGATCAGGTATttgtacgagaacctgatcttGGATTGGACATGTGTAACCTGTTtattggataaaaatcctctccaATATTTATATCGAGTAATACCTTGTCAAATCTCTTTCAGAGGTCTACAGTCGACACACGAACAAAAAGATGTTAGTTATTTCCAGCATGTGCAACTGTACACCAGATAGAATCCTCGGTTGTGGTTCTTGATGAAGAGATTGTTTGGTTATATATGTCGATTTATATCATCTTTACATATTAAGAGTTGCATCAAACTGAGAGTACACTGATGTGAAGAATGATAGTCTGCTGCAATCCAGGTGTCCTGAAGATCAACAATCATAAAGGTTGAATTCttgaaaacaaagagagagagtagaaatCGAATATTTGTACTATGCAGACAGAATCATCACATTCTGAAGTTTACTACTACTGGTGAACTTGGTACTTAAATTACATTCTGTGAGTATGAATAAGATCAATACTAGATAATTGAAAACCTAGAATTTAATATACAAATACCACCTTAACAAATCCAAACTAAGAACTGAACGTATCTCAAGTCTGAAAATTACAGAGTTATAGAAACAAGCAGCACTTAGCACTCAGCACTCAGCACTCAGCGGTGCATACTAATAGGTTTCTTCAGCTCTTGGGATGTTTACTTACCCTTGCAGAACAACTGTCCTCGCCCTTTGAATATCCTGGCCGCATCTATCAGTTTGTTCGATCAAATCCTCTATGTTTTTCATAAAAACCCCCAACTTCTTCTTGAAATCCTCCACTAAAATCTTCAGTGCCTCCCCTTCTCTATTCGCAGCAACAGCATGACGCGCTGACATGGAAGCCGCCACCACTGAGCAAGTAAGTGCAGCAGCAAAAGTTGCAGCACATATGATGTTTGAAATCTTCCTCCATGGCTTTGCAGATTCTAGCTTCTTATCTATTGTGTTCTTTCGGAGTTGCAGTTTCTGGAACATCAACACCTGATGCTTGTGAACCATTGCGAATTCCTGGAAGAAGTCCTCCGTCAATGGGTTCCCAGCAACCTTGAAATTCTTTACTTCCTTTTCAAATTGTGGCAATGCAACATGAAGGATCTGATATGGACACGTCATCATAGGTTGTTAGTTCTCCTGCAATCCATCATCTCCAGTGGTGTCAGTGGCCCTATTTTTATGGTCTACGAGCACATTATCTCTACCATCCTCCTCTCCCTTCTCGCTTGTTTCTTAGAAAGgtacaaaaatataaaagaccaaacccccccccctctctctctctctctcatgatttTTCTGGCTTTGGATTTGCAGGGGTAAAAGACCTCCACTCAGTCAAAATATTCTTCTGGGCGTTCTTGTTGGGTTTCATcctgtaatctctctctctctctctctctcaaccttgTTTGGCTTAATTATCCTCAAGTAGAAGAGTTGGTTTCtctaatttgtttttgttttgatggTAATTGAGGTCCATGTCTGTGACACTAATGACATCAAGACACCTCATTATGGCAGTGATTTTCCGGAGAGAAACTTTCAGGTTCACCACGATTGAGGGTCAAACAAAGGTATGAGGAGTGATCTTATCCACCATTGGCACAACTGTGATGGTTGTTTGGAAAGGCCCACAACTCATCAACCTACGTTTAGTGTTCAATGACTCAGCACTAAATACGGCAGGAATAGGATAGCGGAGAGGACAGGGgtgcaatttattttattttatttttatttttatttttatttttatttttttttcttttggaagaaAGGGATGCAATTAAGGAGTAAAGAAGAGTGGGAAAGTAGCTTCGCAAAAAAATTGACATGGATTTAAAGATCTGATAAGCTATGGAGGGAGGGAAGTAATAACAGCCAGATGATATGCGTAAATGATATCAGCAGCCAGGGTTGCGGGTTTATTTCTTAAAAGAGTGGGTAGTTTCATTTAATGATGACATCGGTTGATAATGTTGGCATCCGGGGGTTGCGAGTGGATGGATAGGTACTTTCGCAAAGAAATTGACATAGGGTATGTGTGGTAACCaagaaaagtgaagaaaagaaaagaagatagtaaatgatataatttaaaaaacaaaattattacataatgattttttatttgtcttgtttttttcttctaattcaa includes the following:
- the LOC122074706 gene encoding UPF0496 protein 1-like isoform X1 — translated: MGGQFSMRKGEAPPVLQLDTNLQYTAELSSNEAAFTLDPNLQSFDCNPQLGPNRFIDTIASGVELRALCFESLKEVSGSLDEVNHQIIQAILDCKKSKWKNQQLLEIVNDYFQNSRQTLGFCTALKKCLLKACENQSLILHVALPQFEKQLKNFKAAGNPFTEDFFQEFATVQKHQVSMFKKLQLRKNTIDKKLEYVKSWGKISNIIFAATFAAALTCSVVAASMPASHIVAAVAAATSIPVGSIGTWFNSLLTGYENELQGQMELIISMQACTSVAIKDLYTIWVPVNCLAIEIQTLMQNADSAHREGEALKILVKDIKKKLEVFMKNIEDLIEQTDRCSQGIQWARTVVLERDRPSTKVHAAPGNKLRE
- the LOC122074708 gene encoding uncharacterized protein LOC122074708, which encodes MEAATTEQFLEHQHLMLVNHCEFLEEVLRQWVPSNLEILYFLFKLWQCNMKDLIWTRHHRLLVLLQSIISSGVSGPIFMVYEHIISTILLSLLACFLERGKRPPLSQNILLGVLVGFHP
- the LOC122074706 gene encoding UPF0496 protein 1-like isoform X2, with the translated sequence MGGQFSMRKGEAPPVLQLDTNLQYTAELSSNEAAFTLDPNLQSFDCNPQLGPNRFIDTIASGVELRALCFESLKEVSGSLDEVNHQIIQAILDCKKSKWKNQQLLEIVNDYFQNSRQTLGFCTALKKCLLKACENQSLILHVALPQFEKQLKNFKAAGNPFTEDFFQEFATVQKHQVSMFKKLQLRKNTIDKKLEYVKSWGKISNIIFAATFAAALTCSVVAASMPASHIVAAVAAATSIPVGSIGTWFNSLLTGYENELQGQMELIISMQACTSVAIKDLYTIWVPVNCLAIEIQTLMQNADSAHREGEALKILVKDIKKKLEVFMKNIEDLIEQTDRCSQGIQWARTVVLERDRPSTKVHAAPGSK